A window of Verrucomicrobiota bacterium contains these coding sequences:
- a CDS encoding efflux RND transporter periplasmic adaptor subunit has protein sequence MNPKIARFTSILLTVLAPTLLLSCKPAATEPIGKPASPISVKIVHPHRGEITRSITLPASVLAYQQATLYAKVAGYLKTITVDKGDEVKEAALLADIEVPELLADLAKFKAELEVAAIDYRRVSEAQKKAPDLVIPQTVDNAKGKLDIAKANLERTETLLGFAKITAPFSGVVTKRMVDPGAFIPAATSGSAAQNAALLTLMDFSKVRIQVAVPELEAAFVKKDQPIKVNVEGLAGRTFDGKITRFSYALDDATKTMLAEAELPNPTRELRPGMFATIKLGIERKTDVLLVPVEALLIEKAKSSVFTVTDNKAKKVTVKTGFNDAVSVEILDGLKGGEPVILIGKHVLNDGQAVSVMEAK, from the coding sequence ATGAATCCTAAAATCGCTCGCTTCACTTCCATTCTGTTGACCGTACTCGCACCGACATTACTGTTGAGTTGCAAGCCTGCTGCTACCGAGCCGATCGGCAAGCCCGCTTCCCCAATCTCGGTGAAAATCGTCCATCCGCATCGAGGCGAAATCACGCGCAGCATCACGTTGCCGGCCAGTGTCCTGGCGTATCAACAGGCGACGCTTTACGCCAAGGTCGCGGGTTATTTGAAAACGATCACGGTCGATAAGGGTGACGAGGTCAAGGAAGCCGCGCTGCTGGCGGACATCGAAGTTCCCGAACTGCTCGCCGACCTCGCCAAGTTCAAGGCCGAGCTTGAAGTGGCGGCCATCGATTACAGGCGTGTGAGCGAAGCGCAGAAAAAAGCTCCCGATCTGGTCATCCCGCAGACCGTCGATAACGCCAAAGGAAAACTCGACATCGCCAAGGCGAATCTGGAACGCACGGAAACATTGCTCGGCTTCGCCAAAATCACCGCTCCGTTTTCCGGCGTCGTGACCAAACGCATGGTTGATCCCGGCGCTTTCATTCCCGCCGCGACTTCCGGCAGCGCCGCGCAGAACGCCGCCCTGCTCACGTTGATGGACTTCAGCAAGGTGCGCATCCAGGTCGCGGTGCCAGAGCTTGAGGCCGCCTTTGTAAAAAAAGATCAGCCGATCAAAGTCAACGTGGAGGGATTAGCTGGTCGCACTTTTGATGGAAAGATCACCCGCTTCAGTTACGCATTGGACGACGCGACCAAGACGATGCTGGCGGAGGCCGAACTGCCCAACCCCACGCGCGAACTGCGGCCCGGCATGTTCGCAACCATTAAGCTCGGCATCGAACGAAAAACTGACGTGCTGTTGGTGCCTGTCGAGGCGCTTTTAATCGAAAAAGCAAAGAGCTCCGTCTTCACTGTGACTGACAACAAAGCCAAAAAGGTCACGGTTAAAACCGGATTCAACGACGCTGTCTCAGTCGAGATTCTTGATGGTCTGAAAGGTGGCGAGCCGGTGATTTTGATTGGCAAGCACGTTTTGAACGACGGGCAGGCAGTCAGCGTGATGGAGGCGAAGTGA